In Notamacropus eugenii isolate mMacEug1 chromosome 1, mMacEug1.pri_v2, whole genome shotgun sequence, one genomic interval encodes:
- the ANKRD39 gene encoding ankyrin repeat domain-containing protein 39 yields the protein MAAPRTCGDAACCSHQSAVPSVQQTLEEMDFERGIWSAALNGDLGRVKYFIQKETDPSQPDPSGYTALHYASRNGHYAVCQFLLESGAKCDAQTHGGATALHRASYCGHTEVVRLLLSYGANPGVADDDGMTSLHKAAERGHLDLCCLLLQHTPALKAVRDRKARLACDLLPCNSDLRDLLAS from the exons ATGGCGGCGCCCCGAACCTGCGGGGATGCCGCCTGCTGCTCTCACCAGAGCGCCGTGCCCAGCGTGCAGCAGACCCTGGAAGAGATGGACTTCGAGAGAG GGATCTGGTCAGCAGCACTGAATGGAGACCTAGGACGGGTGAAATATTTCATTCAGAAGGAAACAGACCCCAGTCAACCTGATCCTTCTGGATACACTGCCTTG CACTATGCCAGTCGAAATGGGCACTATGCTGTGTGCCAGTTCCTCTTGGAGAGTGGAGCCAAGTGTGATGCTCAGACACATGGGGGTGCAACAGCTTTGCACCGAGCCAGCTATTGTGGGCACACTGAAGTGGTTCGACTATTGCTGTCCTATGGAGCTAATCCAGGTGTGGCAGATGATGATGGAATGACCAGCCTACACAAG GCTGCTGAGAGAGGTCACTTGGATCTGTGTTGCCTCCTGCTGCAGCACACACCAGCTTTAAAAGCTGTTCGAGACCGAAAGGCCCGGTTAGCATGTGACTTACTGCCCTGCAACAGTGACCTTCGAGACCTGCTTGCTAGCTGA
- the SEMA4C gene encoding semaphorin-4C, whose amino-acid sequence MGPCLGIWLVASALLGLGYGDNAWWNPVPRKTVSYGELAAVVRRFSQVGIQDFLTLTLAESKGVLYVGAREALFALSLETLELQSSIIWEATVEKKAECIQKGKSNQTECFNFICFLQPYNSSHLYTCGTYAFQPKCTYIDVLTFSLEPGELEDGKGKCPYDPAKGHTGLIVDGELYSATLNNFLGTEPVILRNLGPHYSMKNEYLYSWLNEPHFVGSAYVPESVGSPTGDDDKIYFFFSERAVEYNCYAEQVVARVARVCKGDMGGARTLQRKWTTFLKARLVCAAPDRQLYFNQLQALHTLREDNWLNTTFFGVFRARWGDVDLSAVCQYQLEDIQRVFEGPYKEYQQQAQKWGPYTDPVPSPRPGSCINNWHRHHGYTSSLELPDNTLNFAKKHPLMEGQVGPRWGRPLLVKKDTNFTHLVADQVKGLDDVTYDVLFIGTEDGWLYKAVNLGAWVHVIEELQVFDKEPVESLVLSYDKKLLFAGSRSQLTQLPLADCSKYRSCADCILSRDPYCAWSTNTSRCVPLHGHLKSPFIQDVVNSNTGLCNFRSGKKVKITPKNITVVSGTDLVLPCRLSSNLAHARWTFGGRELPAEQPGSLLYDVRLQALVVLAAQPRHAGAYHCFSEEQGARLAAEGYLVAVVAGPSVTLEARAPLENLGLVWLAVVALGALCLVLLLLVLSLRRRLREELEKGAKAAERTLVYPLELPKEPTSPAFRPGTDTDEKLWDPVGYYYSDGSLKIVPGHARCQPGGGPPSPPPGIPGQPLPSPTRLHLGGGRSSNANGYVRLQLGGDDRAGPVHPLPELADELRRKLQQRQPLPDSNPEESSV is encoded by the exons AGTTGGCAGCTGTGGTGAGGCGATTCTCTCAAGTGGGCATCCAAGATTTTCTAACACTGACACTGGCTGAGAGCAAGGGGGTCCTCTACGTGGGGGCCCGAGAAGCCCTTTTTGCCCTCAGCTTGGAGACTCTGGAGCTGCAATCATCG ATCATATGGGAGGCTACAGTGGAGAAGAAAGCTGAATGTATCCAGAAGGGGAAGAGCAACCAG ACGGAGTGTTTCAACTTCATCTGCTTCCTGCAACCATACAACTCTTCACATTTGTATACCTGTGGTACCTATGCCTTCCAGCCAAAGTGCACCTACATT GATGTACTCACCTTCTCTCTGGAGCCCGGGGAACTTGAAGATGGGAAGGGCAAATGTCCCTATGACCCAGCCAAAGGCCACACTGGCCTCATTGTGG ATGGTGAGCTGTATTCAGCAACACTCAATAACTTTCTGGGTACAGAACCAGTAATTCTGCGCAACCTGGGGCCTCATTACTCTATGAAGAATGAATACCTTTACTCTTGGCTCAATG AACCccattttgttggctctgcctaTGTGCCAGAAAGTGTGGGGAGCCCCACAGGTGATGATGACAAGATCTACTTCTTCTTCAGCGAGCGGGCTGTAGAATACAACTGCTATGCTGAGCAGGTGGTGGCCCGGGTGGCTCGAGTGTGCAAG GGAGATATGGGAGGTGCACGGACACTGCAGAGGAAGTGGACCACCTTCTTGAAGGCCCGGCTGGTATGTGCTGCTCCTGATCGGCAGCTCTACTTCAATCAGCTTCAGGCCCTGCACACCCTGCGAGAAGACAATTGGCTAAACACAACCTTCTTTGGAGTCTTTCGGGCCCGATG GGGTGATGTGGACCTGTCAGCGGTGTGCCAGTACCAACTAGAAGACATTCAGCGAGTGTTTGAGGGGCCCTACAAAGAGTACCAGCAGCAAGCGCAGAAGTGGGGTCCTTACACTGACCCGGTCCCCAGCCCTCGGCCTGGCTCA TGCATCAACAATTGGCACCGACATCATGGCTACACCAGTTCTCTGGAGTTGCCCGATAACACCCTTAACTTCGCCAAAAAACACCCACTGATGGAGGGACAGGTGGGACCTCGGTGGGGTCGGCCCCTGCTAGTGAAGAAGGATACCAACTTCACTCACCTGGTGGCTGATCAAGTGAAAGGGCTTGATGATGTGACCTATGATGTGCTGTTCATTGGGACAG AGGATGGCTGGCTCTACAAGGCTGTGAACTTGGGTGCATGGGTCCATGTGATTGAGGAGCTACAGGTGTTTGATAAGGAACCAGTGGAGAGCCTTGTCCTGTCTTATGATAAG AAGCTGCTCTTTGCTGGTTCACGATCACAGCTAACTCAACTTCCCTTAGCTGACTGCAGCAAGTACAGATCCTGTGCTGATTGCATCCTCTCCCGTGATCCTTACTGTGCATGGAGCACCAACACTAGTCGATGTGTGCCCCTTCATGGTCACCTTAA ATCTCCATTTATCCAGGATGTGGTGAACTCAAATACAGGCCTTTGCAACTTTCGATCCGGCAAGAAAG TTAAAATCACTCCCAAGAACATCACTGTGGTGTCTGGTACAGATTTAGTGCTCCCATGCCGCCTCTCCTCCAACCTAGCACATGCTCGTTGGACTTTTGGAGGCCGAGAACTGCCAGCTGAGCAGCCTGGGTCACTACTCTATGATGTCCGACTACAGGCCCTGGTGGTGTTGGCAGCCCAGCCCCGCCATGCTGGTGCCTATCACTGTTTCTCTGAGGAGCAAGGAGCACGCCTGGCTGCTGAAGGCTACCTGGTGGCAGTGGTAGCTGGTCCGTCAGTGACACTGGAAGCCCGAGCCCCCTTGGAGAATCTGGGGTTGGTATGGCTTGCAGTAGTGGCCCTAGGGGCCTTGTGCTTGGTACTGTTGCTTCTAGTGTTATCACTTCGACGTAGACTGCGTGAAGAGTTAGAGAAAGGGGCTAAAGCAGCTGAGAGAACCTTGGTATACCCACTGGAGTTGCCCAAGGAGCCCACCAGCCCTGCCTTCCGGCCTGGGACTGACACTGATGAGAAACTCTGGGACCCAGTTGGTTATTACTACTCAGATGGCTCACTAAAGATTGTACCTGGCCATGCCCGCTGCCAGCCTGGCGGAGGACCCCCTTCTCCACCTCCTGGAATCCCAGGCCAGCCCCTACCTTCTCCAACTCGACTTCACTTGGGGGGTGGACGCAGCTCAAATGCCAATGGTTATGTGCGGCTGCAGCTAGGCGGAGATGATCGGGCAGGACCTGTGCATCCTTTGCCTGAGTTAGCAGATGAACTGAGGCGAAAACTACAGCAGCGCCAGCCACTGCCTGACTCAAACCCTGAAGAGTCATCTGTATGA